One Lucilia cuprina isolate Lc7/37 chromosome 4, ASM2204524v1, whole genome shotgun sequence DNA segment encodes these proteins:
- the LOC111688375 gene encoding adenylate cyclase, germination specific, whose translation MNIQQLSTSEHVPIIQQMQEHHQQQQQMFLPLNNPGSMQQSTAATVHVMPTPTTNWSMESMPWKITKADHTGDVMEFTAHAPHKNNAMRRALLHQKRKSEFNAIGTLPIKQFISEEKITAHFNGLHISSDYIQHNTDNITDDNGDEIPSTSGKCFSNLTYEDYQVTAKELEEKLRNANRITMCEELKKFNNEQQKVSYFPEALLHRINKPCTALVLWQPSPLMNIFSRNNNNNNMNENENKRDIKENETIEDYTIPDVDLPPEQPDEIDDFIDNNNSCNLDFNNINPNSMDEDL comes from the exons atGAACATACA ACAACTATCAACATCTGAACATGTACCCATAATACAACAAATGCAAGAACaccatcagcagcaacaacaaatgtttttacCACTAAATAATCCCGGCAGCATGCAACAATCTACTGCAGCGACAGTACATGTAATGCCAACACCGACCACTAATTGGAGTATGGAATCAATGCCTTGGAAAATAACTAAAGCCGATCATACGGGAGATGTAATGGAATTTACAGCGCATGCACCGCACAAGAATAATGCAATGAGACGAGCTTTGTTGCATCAGAAACGGAAATCAGAATTTAATGCAATAGGAACATT ACCCATCAAACAATTCATATCGGAAGAGAAAATAACCGCTCATTTTAATGGCTTACATATATCTAGTGATTATATACAACATAATACTGACAATATAACAGATGATAACGGCGATGAAATACCATCGACAAGTGGCAagtgtttttcaaatttaaccTACGAAGACTATCAAGTAACGGCCAAGGAATTGGAAGAAAAACTACGTAATGCCAATCGTATAACAATGTGTGAAGaactgaaaaaatttaataatgaacagcaaaaagtttcatattttcCCGAAGCTCTACTACATCGTATAAATAAACCCTGTACGGCTTTAGTACTGTGGCAACCATCACCGCTAATGAATATTTTCagcagaaataataataataataatatgaatgaaaatgaaaataaaagggatataaaagaaaacgaaaCAATTGAAGATTATACAATTCCCGATGTTGATTTACCGCCCGAACAGCCGGATGAAATTGATGATTTTATCGATAACAATAATTCTtgtaatttagattttaataatattaacccCAACAGTATGGATGAAGATTTGTAG
- the LOC111676766 gene encoding bifunctional methylenetetrahydrofolate dehydrogenase/cyclohydrolase, mitochondrial isoform X2, with product MRFITNMAQIIDGKAIAAQIRAEIRQDVEDFIAKGNRKPHLTAIIVGEDQASETYVRMKMNAAKDIGISSETKRLPANITEQELLEVIDQLNNDPNVDGILVQLPVPEHMNERKICNAVVCEKDVDGFNVFNVGRMCLDMKSMIPATPLGVIELLRRTNIDTFGKNAVVVGRSKNVSMPIAMLMHADGRNETNAMDATVTICHRFTPPKELAKYCSMADIIITATGVPGLITKEMVKPGACVIDVGITRITDSNGKTKLVGDVDYDEVRQVAGYITPVPGGVGPMTVAMLMLNTVTAAKNLAAASK from the exons ATGCGCTTTATAACCAA TATGGCTCAAATTATCGATGGCAAAGCTATTGCTGCCCAGATTCGTGCTGAAATTCGTCAAGATGTTGAAGACTTCATAGCTAAAGGTAATCGTAAACCACATTTAACTGCCATAATCGTTGGAGAGGACCAAGCCAGTGAAACGTATGTGCGTATGAAAATGAATGCCGCCAAAGATATTGGCATTTCCAGTGAGACAAAACGTTTGCCAGCCAATATTACCGAACAAGAACTTTTGGAAGTGATTGATCAATTAAATAATGATCCAAATGTTGATGGTATCTTAGTACAATTGCCCGTGCCCGAACACATGAATGAGCGTAAAATTTGCAATGCAGTTGTTTGTGAAAAAGATGTCGATGGTTTTAATGTCTTTAATGTTGGACGCATGTGTCTCGATATGAAGTCAATGATACCGGCGACACCTTTGGGGGTAATTGAACTATTGAGACGTACGAATATTGATACATTCGGCAAGAATGCTGTAGTTGTTGGACGTTCGAAAAACGTCAGTATGCCAATTGCTATGTTAATGCATGCCGATGGTCGTAACGAAACTAATGCCATGGATGCTACAGTAACTATTTGTCATCGTTTTACGCCACCTAAAGAATTGGCTAAATACTGTTCAATGGCCGATATTATAATAACAGCAACTGGTGTACCCGGCCTCATAACAAAAGAAATGGTTAAACCCGGTGCCTGTGTCATTGATGTTGGTATAACTCGCATAACTGATAGTAATGGTAAAACTAAGTTGGTAGGAGATGTAGATTATGATG AAGTTCGCCAAGTAGCTGGTTATATTACACCTGTGCCTGGTGGTGTGGGTCCCATGACAGTTGCTATGTTGATGCTCAATACTGTAACAGCTGCTAAAAACTTGGCCGCTGCCTCCAAatag
- the LOC111676766 gene encoding bifunctional methylenetetrahydrofolate dehydrogenase/cyclohydrolase, mitochondrial isoform X1 translates to MFTARWLLRTKFPIYGSNLIQHSFRRQLYLNKYSMAQIIDGKAIAAQIRAEIRQDVEDFIAKGNRKPHLTAIIVGEDQASETYVRMKMNAAKDIGISSETKRLPANITEQELLEVIDQLNNDPNVDGILVQLPVPEHMNERKICNAVVCEKDVDGFNVFNVGRMCLDMKSMIPATPLGVIELLRRTNIDTFGKNAVVVGRSKNVSMPIAMLMHADGRNETNAMDATVTICHRFTPPKELAKYCSMADIIITATGVPGLITKEMVKPGACVIDVGITRITDSNGKTKLVGDVDYDEVRQVAGYITPVPGGVGPMTVAMLMLNTVTAAKNLAAASK, encoded by the exons ATGTTTACTGCGCGTTGGCTGTTACGTACAAAATTTCCCATTTATGGTTCGAATTTAATACAACATTCTTTTAGACGGcaactttatttaaacaaatacag TATGGCTCAAATTATCGATGGCAAAGCTATTGCTGCCCAGATTCGTGCTGAAATTCGTCAAGATGTTGAAGACTTCATAGCTAAAGGTAATCGTAAACCACATTTAACTGCCATAATCGTTGGAGAGGACCAAGCCAGTGAAACGTATGTGCGTATGAAAATGAATGCCGCCAAAGATATTGGCATTTCCAGTGAGACAAAACGTTTGCCAGCCAATATTACCGAACAAGAACTTTTGGAAGTGATTGATCAATTAAATAATGATCCAAATGTTGATGGTATCTTAGTACAATTGCCCGTGCCCGAACACATGAATGAGCGTAAAATTTGCAATGCAGTTGTTTGTGAAAAAGATGTCGATGGTTTTAATGTCTTTAATGTTGGACGCATGTGTCTCGATATGAAGTCAATGATACCGGCGACACCTTTGGGGGTAATTGAACTATTGAGACGTACGAATATTGATACATTCGGCAAGAATGCTGTAGTTGTTGGACGTTCGAAAAACGTCAGTATGCCAATTGCTATGTTAATGCATGCCGATGGTCGTAACGAAACTAATGCCATGGATGCTACAGTAACTATTTGTCATCGTTTTACGCCACCTAAAGAATTGGCTAAATACTGTTCAATGGCCGATATTATAATAACAGCAACTGGTGTACCCGGCCTCATAACAAAAGAAATGGTTAAACCCGGTGCCTGTGTCATTGATGTTGGTATAACTCGCATAACTGATAGTAATGGTAAAACTAAGTTGGTAGGAGATGTAGATTATGATG AAGTTCGCCAAGTAGCTGGTTATATTACACCTGTGCCTGGTGGTGTGGGTCCCATGACAGTTGCTATGTTGATGCTCAATACTGTAACAGCTGCTAAAAACTTGGCCGCTGCCTCCAAatag
- the LOC111688371 gene encoding nuclear factor NF-kappa-B p110 subunit — MENMMPYVNVANEKDFLNMDTLERIRSVSESSMGGTSGYNSTTSPGPENSPNSSRYSPVQSPDSILQNEFSQLVIPPISYQQTQQNSSQYVQLQNVQMNLNSSHNNNNQQAILYQQPQTHNQNMNFSHLNFGNPINFQQQQQFQQPMAAATSMSYTDVKYEYEATLRITEQPVEKFRFRYKSEMHGTHGSLNGTNSQRNTKTFPEVELCGYKGPAIIRCSLFQTNRESPHSHQLVVRKDDHDICDPHELKVSEEVGYFAEFKNMGIIHTAKKFIVEELLKKKRKRLGREVLTTKEDQELYKQTEKEAKDMNLNQVRLCFEAFRIEDNKSYTPIAAPVYSNPINNRKSAQTGELRITRLSIATGNVAGGDDLILLVEKVSKKNIKVRFYEMVDDEQVWEAFATFRESDVHHQYAIVCRTPAYKDKDIDKAVEVFIELVRPSDDERSYPPVSFRYKPSAAVISRKRRRTCSSFNSGSCSNSGSLSSGELPKTIQETQKILNKSDELKELLNSGYIKSDVSLDSGLLAYLDDPNIKDLDSVLNNMESGAGRIERDGVCTTNEAKNHYHYKKSMISKKQMDLAKQQSVQHQQPLNLYLQRILTIFQDTIRSSTPANTTKRDSAAEQITKIINEHSEKYGESLIHEIVLADNNKYAIPIFKVLDYFNLNELLNTLLNKRTQTALHYACLYGQPTYIRPLLKLGCNPNIQDSEGNTALHIAVHEKHLKCLESFINSEMPLNLNHLNDDGFTPLHLAIRDNNYDIVAKLLKFDASTVATPCSKDGSNALHMAVQQQNLKLVNLILDNSPLIATLLYANNRAGHTPLDLAKQLVTADEQGKQILSLLMTFYNKYPSQDKAEKMDINTFNDDEDGEHKLVIKEEENSCSSTEDDEEDNSSNLSATEAKTISLTPTQNKLIKPVEIKQEIVDDNITITTAPTTILTVGDLELALNNKDIFSKLSAKLNENENWKKMATAMEMTHFYLTNAPAFLNYLKRNIKTVNCTQFTAELEKIDKSLINLLLNN, encoded by the exons atggAAAATATGATGCCATATGTAAATGTTGCAAACGAAAAGGATTTTCTCAATATGGATACACTGGAACGTATACGAAGTGTCAGCGAATCTTCAATGGGTGGCACCAGTGGCTATAATAGCACAACATCTCCAGGACCTGAAAATTCTCCAAACTCAAGTCGTTATTCACCGGTACAATCGCCAGATTCCATATTACAAAATGAATTTTCCCAATTAGTTATACCACCAATATCTTAtcaacaaacacaacaaaattcTTCACAATATGTACAATTGCAAAATGtacaaatgaatttaaatagcagccacaacaacaacaaccagcaAGCTATTTTATATCAACAACCACAAACACACAatcaaaatatgaatttttcacatttaaattttggaaatcctataaattttcaacagcagcaacaatttcAACAACCAATGGCCGCAGCAACATCAATGTCCTATACGGATGTTAAATATGAATACGAAGCTACTTTACGAATTACTGAACAACCGGTGGAGAAGTTTCGTTTTCGTTACAAGTCCGAAATGCATGGTACACATGGCTCTCTAAATGGTACCAATTcacaaagaaatacaaaaacttttccCGAAGTCGAACTATGCGGCTATAAGGGACCAGCCATCATACGCTGTAGTTTATTTCAGACTAATCGCGAGAGTCCACATTCACATCAGTTGGTTGTGCGCAAGGATGATCACGATATCTGTGACCCACACGAACTAAAAGTTTCCGAAGAAGTTGGTTACTTTGCAGAATTCAAAAATATGGGCATTATACATACAGCCAAGAAATTCATTGTTgaggaattattaaaaaagaaacgtaAACGTTTAGGTCGTGAAGTTTTGACAACAAAGGAAGATCAAGAGTTGTATAAGCAAACAGAAAAAGAAGCCAAGGATATGAATTTGAATCAG GTACGTCTATGTTTCGAAGCATTTCGTATTGAAGACAACAAATCTTACACACCCATTGCCGCTCCCGTCTATTCAAATCCCATTAACAATCGTAAATCAGCACAAACGGGAGAATTGCGTATTACACGCCTGAGTATTGCAACCGGTAATGTTGCAGGAGGCGATGATTTGATATTATTAGTGGAAAAAGTAAgcaaaaagaatataaaagtaCGATTCTATGAAATGGTCGACGATGAACAGGTATGGGAGGCGTTTGCTACTTTTCGCGAATCCGATGTTCATCATCAATATGCAATCGTTTGCCGAACACCAGCCTATAAAGATAAGGATATCGATAAAGCAGTTGAGGTATTTATAGAGTTAGTAAGACCGTCAGATGATGAACGTAGTTATCCGCCTGTATCATTTCGTTATAAGCCCAGTGCTGCAGTAATATCACGTAAACGTAGGCGTACATGTTCATCTTTTAATAGCGGCTCCTGCAGCAATTCGGGTTCGTTAAGTTCAGGCGAATTACCTAAAACTATACAAGAAacacagaaaattttaaataaatcggaTGAACTTAAGGAATTATTAAATTCAGGATATATTAAGTCAGATGTATCATTAGATTCAGGCTTATTGGCATATTTAGATGATCCAAATATAAAAGATTTGGATTCAGTGCTAAATAATATGGAAAGTGGCGCAGGACGTATCGAAAGAGATGGTGTATGCACTACAAATGAAGCTAAAAACCACTATCACTATAAGAAATCTATGATTAGCAAAAAACAAATGGATTTAGCCAAACAGCAAAGTGTTCAACATCAACAGCCACTTAATTTATACTTGCAACGTATTTTAACCATATTTCAGGATACCATTAGATCTTCGACGCCAGCCAATACTACTAAACGAGATAGTGCCGCCGAACAAATTACCAAAATCATTAATGAACATTCAGAAAAATATGGTGAATCTCTGATACACGAAATCGTACTGGCGGACAATAATAAATATGCCATaccaatatttaaagttttagattatttcaatttaaatgaacttttaaatACTCTCCTGAATAAACGAACACAGACGGCATTACACTATGCCTGCCTCTATGGTCAGCCCACATATATAAGACCTCTTTTGAAATTGGGCTGTAATCCCAATATACAAGATTCCGAAGGTAATACCGCTCTTCATATAGCAGTACATGAGAAACACTTGAAATGTTtggaaagttttattaattcgGAAATGCCTTTGAATCTGAATCACCTAAACGATGATGGTTTTACACCTCTACACTTGGCCATACGTGATAATAATTACGATATTGTGGCCAAACTATTAAAGTTTGATGCCAGCACTGTGGCAACGCCTTGCAGTAAAGATGGCAGTAATGCCTTACACATGGCTGTGCAACAACAGAATCTAAAATTGGTTAATTTAATCTTGGACAATAGCCCCTTAATAGCTACTCTTTTATATGCCAATAATAGGGCCGGTCATACGCCTTTGGATTTGGCCAAACAACTAGTAACGGCTGATGAACAAGGAAAACAGATATTAAGTCTACTAAtgacattttacaataaatatccTTCCCAGGATAAAGCAGAAAAAATGGATATTAACACATTTAATGATGATGAGGATGGAGAACATAAGCTGGTTATAAAAGAAGAAGAGAATTCATGTTCATCTACCGAAGATGATGAAGAGGATAACAGCAGTAATTTAAGTGCAACGGAAGCTAAAACAATATCCCTGACGCCAACacaaaacaaactaataaaacCAGTCGAAATTAAACAAGAAATAGTCGATGATAATATTACAATTACAACTGCCCCTACAACAATACTCACTGTAGGGGATCTAGAGTtggctttaaataataaagacattttctCTAAACTCAGTGCTAAACTAAATGAGAatgaaaattggaaaaaaatggcCACAGCAATGGAAAtgacacatttttatttaacaaatgctCCAGCGTTTCTTAATTACTTAAAACGTAATATAAAAACAGTAAATTGTACACAATTTACAGCagaattagaaaaaattgacaaaagtttaataaatttattattaaataattaa
- the LOC111676766 gene encoding bifunctional methylenetetrahydrofolate dehydrogenase/cyclohydrolase, mitochondrial isoform X3: protein MAQIIDGKAIAAQIRAEIRQDVEDFIAKGNRKPHLTAIIVGEDQASETYVRMKMNAAKDIGISSETKRLPANITEQELLEVIDQLNNDPNVDGILVQLPVPEHMNERKICNAVVCEKDVDGFNVFNVGRMCLDMKSMIPATPLGVIELLRRTNIDTFGKNAVVVGRSKNVSMPIAMLMHADGRNETNAMDATVTICHRFTPPKELAKYCSMADIIITATGVPGLITKEMVKPGACVIDVGITRITDSNGKTKLVGDVDYDEVRQVAGYITPVPGGVGPMTVAMLMLNTVTAAKNLAAASK from the exons ATGGCTCAAATTATCGATGGCAAAGCTATTGCTGCCCAGATTCGTGCTGAAATTCGTCAAGATGTTGAAGACTTCATAGCTAAAGGTAATCGTAAACCACATTTAACTGCCATAATCGTTGGAGAGGACCAAGCCAGTGAAACGTATGTGCGTATGAAAATGAATGCCGCCAAAGATATTGGCATTTCCAGTGAGACAAAACGTTTGCCAGCCAATATTACCGAACAAGAACTTTTGGAAGTGATTGATCAATTAAATAATGATCCAAATGTTGATGGTATCTTAGTACAATTGCCCGTGCCCGAACACATGAATGAGCGTAAAATTTGCAATGCAGTTGTTTGTGAAAAAGATGTCGATGGTTTTAATGTCTTTAATGTTGGACGCATGTGTCTCGATATGAAGTCAATGATACCGGCGACACCTTTGGGGGTAATTGAACTATTGAGACGTACGAATATTGATACATTCGGCAAGAATGCTGTAGTTGTTGGACGTTCGAAAAACGTCAGTATGCCAATTGCTATGTTAATGCATGCCGATGGTCGTAACGAAACTAATGCCATGGATGCTACAGTAACTATTTGTCATCGTTTTACGCCACCTAAAGAATTGGCTAAATACTGTTCAATGGCCGATATTATAATAACAGCAACTGGTGTACCCGGCCTCATAACAAAAGAAATGGTTAAACCCGGTGCCTGTGTCATTGATGTTGGTATAACTCGCATAACTGATAGTAATGGTAAAACTAAGTTGGTAGGAGATGTAGATTATGATG AAGTTCGCCAAGTAGCTGGTTATATTACACCTGTGCCTGGTGGTGTGGGTCCCATGACAGTTGCTATGTTGATGCTCAATACTGTAACAGCTGCTAAAAACTTGGCCGCTGCCTCCAAatag
- the LOC111676768 gene encoding acylphosphatase-2, which translates to MSAKKLFALDFEVFGKVQGVFFRKYTEKQAKLLDLRGWCMNTADGTVKGQLEGPQNELNEMKYWLQNKGSPSSRIDKAVFSEIRPIENYTFQTFGIKR; encoded by the exons ATGTCGGCgaaaaaattatttgcattggattttgaagtttttggCAAAGTACAAGgtgtattttttcgaaaatatacaGAAAAACAAGCTAAACTACTTGATCTAAGAGGCTGGTGTATGAATACCGCAGATGGCACAGTTAAAGGTCAATTAGAAGGTCCACAAAATGAATTGAACGAAAT gAAATATTGGCTACAAAACAAAGGTAGTCCGAGTTCTCGTATCGACAAAGCAGTTTTTAGTGAAATACGtcctatagaaaattacacATTTCAAACATTTGGTATTAAACGTTAA